A region from the Vicinamibacterales bacterium genome encodes:
- the meaB gene encoding methylmalonyl Co-A mutase-associated GTPase MeaB translates to MPLTLAERVRSGDVRAIARAISLIEDEAASAAGLVRDIFPHTGRTYLVGVTGPPGAGKSTLVDRLTTETRAAGETVGVICVDPTSPFTGGAILGDRLRMQAHAQDDQVFIRSMATRGHMGGLARATSDAALVLDAAGKSLVIIETVGVGQDEVDIVRTADVSIVVLVPGTGDDVQALKAGIMEIADIFVVNKCDREGADRMVTSIESNLALQAYGEGEWRPPIVKTEATTGRGVAELWATVRQFRAHSEHAVSGSPANVASGFLTAEASAKAVSRTNRLRRLKARNEFRLRDLLTHRFMEMVEQELLGPGEFEALVARIAAREVDPYTAASDILLRALRPKP, encoded by the coding sequence ATGCCCCTGACACTTGCCGAGCGTGTGCGGTCCGGCGACGTGCGGGCGATCGCCCGCGCCATCTCGTTGATCGAGGACGAGGCCGCGAGCGCGGCCGGCCTGGTTCGCGACATCTTCCCGCATACCGGCCGCACCTACCTCGTCGGGGTGACCGGGCCCCCGGGCGCCGGCAAGAGCACGCTGGTCGATCGGCTCACCACCGAGACGCGCGCCGCCGGCGAGACCGTCGGCGTGATCTGCGTGGATCCGACCAGTCCCTTCACCGGCGGCGCCATCCTCGGCGATCGGCTGCGCATGCAGGCCCACGCCCAGGACGACCAGGTGTTCATTCGCAGCATGGCGACGCGCGGGCACATGGGCGGCCTGGCGCGGGCCACCAGCGATGCGGCGCTCGTGCTCGACGCCGCCGGCAAGTCCCTCGTCATCATCGAAACCGTCGGCGTCGGCCAGGACGAAGTGGACATTGTCCGCACCGCCGACGTCTCGATCGTCGTGCTGGTGCCCGGCACCGGCGACGACGTGCAGGCGCTCAAGGCCGGGATCATGGAGATTGCCGACATCTTCGTGGTGAACAAGTGCGACCGCGAAGGCGCCGACCGCATGGTGACGTCGATCGAGTCGAACCTCGCGCTCCAGGCCTACGGCGAGGGCGAATGGCGGCCGCCGATCGTGAAGACCGAGGCCACCACCGGCCGCGGCGTGGCCGAGTTGTGGGCCACGGTGCGGCAGTTCCGCGCCCACTCCGAGCATGCGGTGTCCGGCTCCCCGGCCAATGTGGCGTCCGGCTTCCTGACCGCCGAAGCCTCGGCGAAGGCGGTTAGCCGGACCAACCGGCTCCGCCGTCTCAAGGCGAGGAACGAGTTCCGGCTGCGGGATCTGCTGACCCATCGCTTCATGGAGATGGTGGAGCAAGAGCTGCTGGGCCCGGGGGAGTTCGAGGCGCTGGTGGCTCGCATTGCGGCGAGGGAGGTGGACCCCTACACCGCCGCGTCGGATATCCTGTTACGGGCCCTCAGGCCCAAGCCGTGA
- a CDS encoding acyl-CoA dehydrogenase family protein: protein MDFRLSDEQHLLRKSVREFAETEMRPHIMEWDNAQHFPHELLPKLAELGLMGIQFPEAAGGAGMSGVDYCICIEELARVDPSVALSVAAHNGLGAAHISMFGTEAQKQKYLIPLAKGETLAAWGLTEPGSGSDAAAMRTVAVRDGDHYVLNGSKAFITHGTSAHTMVVMAVTDKAKGPKGISAFIVERGAPGLLAGKKEDKLGMRASETAEVIFQNCRIPASQLMGEEGQGFIQTLQVLDAGRIGIAALSVGLAQGAYEASVSYTAQRKQFGRAIGTFPSIAERLSEHASRVEAARLLTYRAAWLKDQGRRMTLESAMAKLYASEAAVRASEDCVQLHGGYGFVKDYPAEKFFRDVKLLTIGEGTSEVQRLVIARQLLAA, encoded by the coding sequence ATGGATTTCCGCCTCAGCGACGAGCAGCACCTGCTCCGCAAGTCTGTCCGCGAATTCGCCGAAACCGAGATGCGCCCCCACATCATGGAGTGGGACAACGCGCAGCACTTCCCGCATGAACTGCTGCCCAAGCTCGCCGAGCTGGGGCTGATGGGGATTCAGTTTCCCGAGGCCGCCGGCGGCGCCGGCATGAGCGGTGTGGATTACTGCATCTGCATCGAAGAACTGGCGCGCGTCGACCCGAGCGTGGCGTTGTCGGTGGCCGCGCATAACGGATTGGGCGCGGCGCACATCTCGATGTTCGGCACCGAGGCGCAGAAGCAAAAGTACCTGATTCCGCTCGCCAAGGGTGAGACGCTGGCGGCGTGGGGACTGACCGAGCCCGGCTCGGGGAGCGACGCCGCGGCGATGCGCACCGTCGCGGTTCGCGACGGCGATCACTACGTCCTGAACGGCTCCAAGGCGTTCATCACGCACGGCACCTCGGCGCACACGATGGTCGTGATGGCGGTGACCGACAAGGCGAAGGGCCCCAAGGGCATCTCCGCCTTCATCGTCGAACGCGGCGCCCCTGGACTGCTGGCCGGCAAGAAGGAAGACAAGCTCGGCATGCGCGCCAGCGAGACGGCCGAGGTGATTTTTCAGAACTGCCGGATTCCGGCGTCGCAGCTGATGGGCGAGGAAGGCCAGGGCTTCATCCAGACCTTGCAGGTGCTCGATGCCGGCCGCATCGGCATTGCCGCGTTGTCGGTGGGCCTGGCCCAGGGCGCCTATGAGGCAAGCGTGAGCTACACCGCCCAGCGCAAGCAGTTCGGCCGCGCCATTGGCACCTTCCCGTCCATCGCGGAGCGCCTCTCGGAACACGCCTCACGGGTGGAAGCGGCGCGCCTGCTGACCTATCGCGCCGCCTGGCTCAAGGACCAGGGCCGCCGCATGACGCTCGAGTCGGCCATGGCCAAGTTGTATGCCAGCGAGGCCGCCGTGCGCGCCTCGGAAGACTGCGTACAACTGCACGGCGGCTACGGCTTCGTGAAGGACTATCCGGCGGAGAAATTCTTCCGCGACGTCAAGCTGCTGACGATCGGCGAGGGCACCAGCGAGGTGCAGCGCCTCGTGATTGCCCGCCAGTTGTTGGCTGCCTGA
- a CDS encoding LecA/PA-IL family lectin — MVPQRWIARVALVLALPISLQADTLILRDGSRVQGELISFRNGTIEFEERRGYNSGRTLRFDRDEVVRIEFENSRTSTSGLSTSFDRPSGMREKQVIVSADVAWNDTGIDVRQGQTVYFEAQGQVRWGRDRRDGPAGERNSPPNPGRPMGNRNAAALIGKIGTDSGDLFFIGDETGAVRLRGSGRLYLGINDDVLTDNSGNFRVVVYY, encoded by the coding sequence ATGGTTCCCCAACGCTGGATCGCGCGCGTGGCCCTTGTGCTGGCGCTACCCATTAGTCTGCAAGCCGACACCCTGATCCTGCGCGATGGCTCTCGCGTGCAGGGCGAGCTCATCTCGTTCCGCAACGGCACCATCGAATTCGAAGAGCGGCGCGGCTACAACTCTGGCCGCACCTTGCGCTTCGACCGCGACGAAGTGGTCCGGATCGAATTCGAGAACAGCCGCACCAGCACCAGCGGCTTGTCGACCAGCTTCGACCGGCCGTCCGGCATGCGCGAAAAGCAAGTTATCGTGTCAGCCGACGTGGCGTGGAATGACACCGGCATTGATGTTCGCCAGGGACAGACCGTCTACTTCGAGGCCCAGGGCCAGGTGCGCTGGGGCCGCGACCGCCGCGATGGTCCCGCCGGCGAGCGCAACTCGCCGCCCAACCCGGGCCGCCCCATGGGCAACCGCAACGCCGCCGCGCTGATCGGCAAGATCGGCACTGACTCGGGCGACCTGTTCTTCATCGGTGACGAAACCGGTGCGGTACGCCTCCGCGGCAGCGGCCGCCTCTACCTGGGCATCAACGACGACGTGCTGACGGACAACTCGGGGAATTTCCGGGTCGTCGTTTACTACTAG
- the hemW gene encoding radical SAM family heme chaperone HemW → MPIGIYLHIPFCAAICNYCNFNRGLHDEGLRRRYVDALIADIRGSAAPGVAADTIFFGGGTPSLLEPAEVAAIIAACRDSFAVADDCEITLEANPESSTAAMLDGIRAAGVNRLSFGVQSFHDAELARLGRLHTADTARGVVRLARAAGFDNVSLDLMMWLPGQRPSDWLASVDALIDVGPDHASLYLLEIYPNAPLKEAMARSGWSVAPDDDAADMYMDGLGRLDRAGYDQYEISNVARPAARRSRHNLKYWQQGQWLGFGCGAHATYAGERWRTLSSTTEYVERIGSGADVRLDRRTLEPQERLEEALFMGLRLADGLDLPRMRVQHDVDIWARYGQDLAAFIGAGLLVHEPDRRLALTRAGMLLANEVMSVFIGRPVR, encoded by the coding sequence GTGCCAATCGGGATCTACCTCCACATTCCGTTCTGCGCCGCCATCTGCAACTACTGCAACTTCAATCGAGGCCTGCACGACGAGGGCCTGCGCCGCCGCTACGTTGACGCGCTGATCGCCGACATCCGCGGCAGCGCGGCGCCCGGCGTGGCGGCCGACACCATCTTTTTTGGCGGCGGCACCCCGTCGTTGCTCGAGCCGGCCGAGGTCGCCGCGATCATCGCCGCGTGCCGCGACAGCTTTGCCGTGGCGGACGACTGCGAGATCACCCTCGAAGCCAACCCCGAGTCGTCCACTGCCGCCATGCTCGACGGCATTCGCGCCGCCGGCGTCAACCGCCTGAGCTTCGGCGTGCAGTCGTTTCACGATGCCGAGCTCGCGCGGCTGGGCCGCCTGCATACCGCCGACACCGCCCGCGGCGTGGTCCGGCTGGCGCGCGCCGCCGGCTTCGACAACGTCAGCCTCGACCTGATGATGTGGCTCCCGGGCCAGCGCCCGTCCGACTGGCTGGCATCGGTGGACGCGCTCATCGACGTGGGCCCCGACCATGCGTCCCTTTACCTGCTCGAGATTTATCCCAACGCGCCGCTGAAAGAGGCGATGGCGCGCAGCGGATGGTCGGTGGCCCCGGATGACGACGCGGCGGACATGTACATGGATGGCCTGGGCCGCCTGGACCGCGCCGGCTATGACCAGTACGAGATCTCGAACGTGGCCCGCCCGGCCGCGCGCCGGTCGCGCCATAATCTGAAATACTGGCAGCAAGGGCAGTGGCTTGGCTTTGGCTGCGGGGCGCATGCGACCTACGCTGGTGAGCGCTGGCGGACCCTGAGCTCGACGACGGAGTACGTCGAGCGCATCGGGTCGGGCGCCGATGTGCGCCTCGATCGGAGGACCCTGGAACCGCAGGAACGCCTCGAAGAAGCGCTGTTCATGGGCCTGCGGCTGGCCGATGGCCTGGACCTCCCGCGCATGCGGGTACAGCATGACGTTGATATTTGGGCACGATACGGGCAAGACTTAGCAGCGTTCATCGGGGCGGGGCTGCTGGTGCATGAGCCGGACCGGCGCCTGGCCCTGACGAGGGCTGGCATGCTTCTAGCTAACGAAGTGATGTCGGTGTTCATCGGACGTCCAGTACGGTAA
- a CDS encoding ATP-binding protein: protein MSAEIEPAAMECPICNGSRWKSVEVDGIERLTRCDCWRGAVVDRLMQEARVPSRYARCELATFEHDMNTQREAFRRATKFVEAFPAVDKGLLLFGPHGVGKTHLAVGILKEVVRTKGARGYFFETRELLRLVRDTYNRSVEETEMDVLGPVLNADLLVLDDLGAERTSEWVQETLGLVVNTRYNARRPTIFTSNLVDSPDNTDPQGFIFQLGARTRSRLVEMCDWVEIQGADVREVGPHASAEKIAEWQKNSPASPQNARRSSNLPPKTKGMARARLKDSGTQFELNWSGGKAGSK, encoded by the coding sequence TTGTCAGCCGAGATCGAGCCCGCCGCCATGGAATGCCCCATCTGCAACGGATCACGCTGGAAGAGCGTGGAAGTCGACGGCATCGAGCGCTTGACGCGCTGCGACTGCTGGCGCGGCGCCGTGGTCGATCGGCTCATGCAGGAAGCGCGCGTGCCGTCCCGCTACGCGCGTTGCGAACTGGCCACCTTTGAACACGACATGAACACGCAGCGCGAGGCGTTTCGCCGCGCGACCAAGTTCGTCGAGGCGTTTCCCGCCGTGGACAAGGGCCTGTTGTTGTTTGGTCCTCACGGCGTCGGCAAGACGCACCTGGCCGTCGGCATCCTGAAGGAAGTCGTGCGCACCAAGGGCGCCCGCGGCTACTTCTTCGAAACCCGCGAGTTGCTGCGGCTGGTGCGCGACACCTACAACCGGTCGGTCGAAGAGACCGAAATGGATGTGCTCGGGCCGGTGCTCAACGCCGACCTGCTGGTGCTGGACGACCTGGGCGCGGAACGCACGTCGGAATGGGTGCAGGAAACACTCGGCCTGGTGGTGAACACGCGCTACAACGCGCGGCGGCCGACCATCTTCACCAGCAACCTGGTCGATTCTCCCGACAACACCGACCCGCAGGGCTTCATCTTCCAGCTCGGCGCGCGCACGCGCTCGCGCCTCGTCGAGATGTGCGACTGGGTGGAAATCCAGGGCGCCGACGTGCGTGAAGTCGGCCCGCACGCCTCAGCGGAAAAGATCGCGGAGTGGCAGAAGAACTCGCCCGCCTCGCCGCAGAACGCGCGCCGCTCGTCGAACCTGCCCCCCAAGACCAAGGGCATGGCACGCGCGCGTCTCAAGGATTCGGGGACCCAGTTCGAGCTGAATTGGTCCGGGGGCAAAGCCGGAAGCAAGTAG
- a CDS encoding sigma-70 family RNA polymerase sigma factor — translation MVRKFESLASESETLHAYLREISSFPLLTPDDEQQLGRQIQQHGDEDALGRLVQSNLRFVVHYAKRFRRLGVPLLDLIHEGNLGLIEAARRFDPVQSETFQASALWWIRQAMMHLLAEASRSPEVNSESLTAASVSGRQVDAIRVAMEYAHTAATGGEVREPATSDAEDLEIHLQNEGRKRRKARKSGKGPLKFDTGAPHALRQPSVLRSYLN, via the coding sequence GTGGTCAGGAAGTTCGAGTCACTGGCATCCGAATCGGAAACACTGCACGCCTACCTTCGCGAGATTTCCAGCTTCCCGTTGCTCACGCCTGATGACGAGCAACAGCTCGGCCGTCAAATTCAGCAACACGGCGACGAAGACGCGCTGGGCCGGCTGGTGCAGTCGAACTTGCGCTTCGTGGTTCACTACGCGAAACGTTTTCGCCGCCTCGGCGTGCCGCTGCTCGACTTGATCCACGAAGGCAACCTCGGCTTGATCGAGGCCGCGCGCCGGTTCGACCCCGTGCAGTCCGAGACGTTTCAGGCCTCGGCGCTCTGGTGGATCCGTCAGGCGATGATGCACCTGCTGGCGGAGGCGTCGCGCTCGCCGGAGGTGAACTCCGAGAGCCTGACGGCCGCGTCGGTTTCGGGCCGGCAGGTTGATGCGATTCGCGTGGCGATGGAATACGCGCACACCGCGGCCACCGGCGGCGAAGTGCGCGAGCCGGCGACCAGCGACGCCGAAGACCTCGAGATTCACCTGCAGAACGAAGGCCGCAAGCGCCGCAAGGCGCGCAAGTCGGGCAAGGGCCCGCTGAAGTTCGACACCGGCGCCCCGCACGCGCTGCGGCAGCCCAGCGTGCTGCGCAGCTACTTGAACTAG
- a CDS encoding helix-turn-helix transcriptional regulator: MTKRQGKAYFMISVVAQRYNIHPQTLRLYEREGLLKPSRTEGNTRLYSEEDLEQLETILSLTRDLGVNLAGVEIILNMRRKMEQMQGEVNEFMEYVKRELARGIDDWEQRLGTALVKASPADLVRAAHPGPDATVSKSDTTKKSKAPS, translated from the coding sequence ATGACCAAGCGACAGGGCAAGGCGTATTTCATGATCAGCGTGGTGGCCCAGCGCTACAACATTCACCCGCAAACCTTGCGGTTGTACGAGCGGGAAGGATTGCTCAAGCCGTCACGCACGGAAGGCAACACGCGGCTCTACTCCGAAGAGGATCTCGAGCAGTTGGAGACGATTCTGTCACTTACCCGAGATTTGGGCGTGAACCTGGCCGGTGTTGAGATCATCCTGAATATGCGCCGCAAGATGGAGCAAATGCAGGGTGAAGTGAACGAGTTCATGGAATACGTGAAGCGTGAACTGGCGCGCGGCATCGACGATTGGGAACAACGGCTGGGCACGGCACTGGTGAAAGCGTCGCCGGCCGATTTGGTGCGCGCCGCGCATCCGGGACCTGATGCGACCGTGAGCAAGAGTGACACGACAAAAAAAAGCAAGGCACCCAGCTAA
- a CDS encoding DnaJ C-terminal domain-containing protein, whose translation MDLYIVLGIERGAPSGDIKKAYRRLARRLHPDINPGDREAAARFRQVLDAYETLIDPDRRRRYDAGQLNGIAEDEVASFGFAGFDFSSRVHAERTTTFGELFEEVFARRAGREQPEGAEHGADIHARTALTFEEAWHGVQRAVTVTRQDTCRACTGSGYQRVAETRCVACEGTGAVRSVRGHMVFAKNCPTCGGSGRLKQEECLPCHAQGVEPRTETLNVRIPAGVAAGARVRIGGKGHAGVRGGLPGDLLIDVDVLEHPVYRREGDELHMTVPLAIHEAALGAKIDIETPDGSVRLRVPPGTQSGQRFRMRERGAVGRNGRRGDLVAEVRMRLPRVLDERSKELLREFGRINGESVREQ comes from the coding sequence ATGGACCTCTACATCGTTCTTGGCATCGAGCGTGGCGCGCCGTCCGGCGATATCAAGAAGGCCTATCGCCGGCTGGCGCGGCGCCTGCACCCGGACATCAACCCGGGTGATCGGGAGGCGGCGGCGCGCTTTCGCCAGGTGCTGGATGCCTACGAGACGCTGATCGATCCGGATCGGCGGCGGCGCTACGACGCCGGCCAGTTGAACGGGATCGCCGAAGACGAGGTGGCGTCGTTCGGGTTTGCCGGGTTCGACTTCTCCAGTCGCGTGCACGCCGAGCGCACGACCACCTTTGGCGAGCTGTTCGAGGAGGTATTTGCGCGCCGCGCCGGCCGCGAGCAGCCGGAAGGCGCCGAGCACGGCGCCGACATCCATGCCCGGACGGCGCTGACCTTCGAAGAAGCGTGGCACGGCGTGCAGCGCGCGGTCACGGTGACGCGGCAAGACACCTGCCGCGCCTGCACGGGCAGCGGATATCAGCGGGTCGCCGAAACGCGGTGCGTGGCCTGCGAGGGCACCGGCGCGGTGCGGTCGGTTCGCGGCCACATGGTGTTCGCCAAGAACTGTCCGACCTGCGGCGGCTCCGGACGGCTGAAACAGGAAGAGTGCCTGCCGTGCCACGCGCAGGGTGTGGAACCCCGAACCGAAACGCTGAACGTGCGGATCCCGGCGGGCGTCGCCGCCGGCGCGCGCGTGCGCATTGGCGGGAAGGGCCATGCCGGGGTTCGTGGCGGACTCCCGGGCGACCTGCTCATCGACGTGGACGTACTCGAGCATCCGGTTTACCGGCGCGAAGGCGACGAATTGCACATGACGGTGCCGCTCGCCATCCACGAGGCGGCGTTGGGCGCCAAAATCGACATTGAGACACCGGACGGGTCGGTTCGGCTGCGGGTGCCGCCGGGTACGCAGTCAGGACAACGCTTCCGCATGCGCGAGCGCGGCGCGGTCGGGCGCAACGGCCGGCGCGGCGACCTGGTGGCAGAAGTGCGCATGCGCCTGCCCAGGGTGCTGGACGAGCGGTCGAAGGAATTGCTCCGGGAATTCGGCCGGATCAACGGCGAAAGCGTCAGGGAGCAATGA
- the dnaK gene encoding molecular chaperone DnaK, giving the protein MSKIIGIDLGTTNSVVAVMEGDQPTVIQNAEGSRITPSVVAFSKAGERLVGQVAKRQAVTNPENTIFSIKRFMGRRFDEVNEEMKMVPYRVERAGNGDVRVKAQEQDLAPPQLSAMILQKLKQAAEDYLGQPVTKAVITVPAYFNDAQRQATKEAGQIAGLEVMRIVNEPTAAALAYGLDKKKDETIAVYDFGGGTFDISILEVGEGVVEVKSTNGDTHLGGDNLDQRVIEWIIDEFRKSDGIDLGKDRMALQRLREAAEKAKMELSSVMETEINLPFITADASGPKHLAMKLSRAKFESLVEELLQKTVGPTKTALTDAGIDPSKIDEVVLVGGSTRIPRVQAIVKEIFGKEPHKGVNPDEVVAIGAAIQAGVLAGEVKDLLLLDVTPLSLGIETMGGVMTPLIQRNTTIPTRKSEVFSTASDSQTSVEVHVVQGERPLARDNRTLGRFHLVGLPPAPRGVPQIEVTFDIDANGIVNVSAKDLGTQKEQKITITASSGLSKDEVDRMMREAEAHSDEDKKRREEIEIRNRADQSIYTAERMLKDAGEKIPIADKNAIENAMAELKTAIDANDTPGMSKAMDVLMTSQHKASEALYKQQAEAGASGASGASGASGAGGAGAAEGGAKPDGDVIDAEVVEDDKK; this is encoded by the coding sequence ATGAGCAAAATCATTGGCATCGATCTCGGCACCACCAATTCCGTCGTGGCAGTGATGGAGGGCGATCAGCCCACCGTCATTCAGAACGCGGAAGGCAGCCGGATCACCCCGTCGGTCGTCGCGTTCAGCAAGGCCGGCGAACGGCTCGTCGGCCAGGTCGCCAAGCGCCAGGCCGTGACGAATCCCGAGAACACCATCTTCTCGATCAAGCGCTTCATGGGCCGCCGCTTCGACGAAGTGAACGAAGAAATGAAGATGGTGCCCTACCGCGTGGAGCGCGCCGGCAACGGCGACGTGCGCGTCAAGGCGCAGGAGCAGGACCTGGCACCGCCGCAGCTGTCGGCGATGATCCTGCAGAAACTCAAGCAGGCCGCGGAAGACTACCTGGGCCAGCCGGTCACCAAGGCGGTGATCACGGTGCCCGCCTACTTCAACGACGCTCAGCGGCAGGCCACCAAGGAGGCCGGTCAGATCGCCGGTCTCGAGGTCATGCGCATCGTCAACGAGCCGACGGCCGCCGCGCTCGCCTACGGCCTCGACAAGAAGAAGGACGAAACCATCGCCGTCTACGACTTCGGCGGCGGCACCTTCGACATCTCGATCCTCGAAGTGGGTGAGGGCGTCGTCGAGGTGAAGTCCACCAACGGCGACACCCACCTGGGCGGCGACAACCTCGATCAGCGTGTGATCGAGTGGATCATCGACGAGTTCCGCAAGAGCGACGGCATCGACCTCGGCAAGGACCGCATGGCGCTGCAGCGTCTGCGCGAGGCCGCCGAGAAGGCCAAGATGGAACTGTCCTCGGTGATGGAGACGGAGATCAACCTGCCGTTCATCACCGCGGATGCGAGCGGGCCGAAGCACCTCGCCATGAAGCTGTCGCGGGCGAAGTTCGAGTCGCTGGTCGAGGAGCTGTTGCAGAAGACCGTCGGCCCGACCAAGACCGCGCTGACCGATGCCGGCATCGATCCCTCGAAGATCGACGAAGTCGTGCTGGTGGGCGGCTCCACGCGCATTCCGCGCGTCCAGGCGATCGTCAAGGAGATCTTCGGCAAGGAACCGCACAAGGGCGTCAATCCGGACGAAGTGGTCGCCATCGGCGCCGCTATCCAGGCGGGCGTGCTCGCCGGCGAGGTCAAGGATCTGCTGCTGCTCGACGTGACGCCGCTGTCGCTGGGCATCGAGACCATGGGTGGGGTGATGACCCCGCTGATCCAGCGCAACACGACGATTCCCACGCGCAAGAGCGAGGTGTTCTCGACCGCCTCCGACAGCCAGACCAGCGTGGAAGTGCACGTGGTGCAGGGCGAGCGCCCGCTGGCGCGCGACAACCGCACGCTCGGCCGGTTCCACTTGGTGGGCCTGCCGCCGGCGCCCCGCGGCGTGCCGCAAATCGAGGTCACCTTCGACATCGACGCCAACGGCATCGTCAACGTCTCGGCCAAGGACCTCGGCACCCAGAAGGAACAGAAGATCACCATCACTGCCTCGTCCGGCCTCAGCAAGGACGAAGTCGATCGGATGATGCGCGAGGCCGAGGCGCACTCGGATGAAGACAAGAAGCGGCGCGAGGAAATCGAGATTCGCAATCGCGCCGACCAGTCGATCTACACGGCCGAGCGGATGCTGAAGGACGCCGGCGAGAAGATCCCGATCGCCGACAAGAACGCGATCGAGAACGCGATGGCCGAGCTCAAGACGGCGATCGACGCCAACGACACGCCGGGCATGAGCAAGGCGATGGACGTGCTGATGACGTCGCAGCACAAGGCGTCGGAAGCGCTCTACAAGCAGCAGGCGGAGGCGGGTGCGTCGGGTGCGTCCGGTGCATCAGGTGCATCAGGTGCGGGAGGTGCTGGTGCAGCGGAAGGCGGCGCCAAGCCGGACGGCGACGTCATCGACGCTGAAGTGGTGGAAGACGACAAGAAGTAG